A segment of the Tissierella sp. genome:
ATCAAGGATAATTTTTACTTATTCAATAAAGATAAACTATTAGTAGAAGTAAAAAATGAGAAATATATTGTTCCTAATAGAAAAGGGATAGAATCTTTAAATATACAGATAGCACATATCCAATGCTTAGGTTCTTATGATGGAGTAAATTGCTATTGTGGGCAAATTGAAGAGCTTACGGATGATAATTATGTATTTATTGATTTAAGGACTTATTCTAGACAAATAGACCATAGTGATTTTTTAGTAGCAGCTAAGGCCATATTATTACTAAATCATGTAAGAGAAAACCAAAGATGTGGCGTATGTGGATCCCAGATGATTATGAAATCTAGTGGCAATGATAGGGCAATGATCTGTGCAAATTGCGATAATATGGTTTGGCCAAAGACAGCACCTGCAATCATTGTAGCAGTAACAAAAGGAGATAAACTACTACTAGCCCATAATAAAATGTTTCCTGAAGGAATGTATTCTGTAGTAGCAGGATTTGTAGAGATGGGAGAAACCTTTGAACAGTGTGTTAAGAGGGAAGTTTACGAAGAAATAGGTATAAAGATACAAAATATAAAGTATTTTGGTTCACAACCTTGGCCCTTCCCAAATTCTATGATGATAGGCTTTACTGCAGAACATTTAGATGGTGAAATTCAAGTAGATAATGATGAAATAGTAGACGCCAAGTGGTTCACAAAAGAAGAAATTCCAAGTTTATATAGAAAATCAATTAGTATAAGCTCAGAGTTAATAGAATGGTTTTTGAATAGGTAAAGCTAGGAGATGTAATAAAATATGAAATATGTAACTAGTGATATTCATGGAAGATTAGATAGATTAAAGAAACTTATAGATGAAATA
Coding sequences within it:
- the nudC gene encoding NAD(+) diphosphatase, which translates into the protein MERYIRFEPSKEPLNEGYIKDNFYLFNKDKLLVEVKNEKYIVPNRKGIESLNIQIAHIQCLGSYDGVNCYCGQIEELTDDNYVFIDLRTYSRQIDHSDFLVAAKAILLLNHVRENQRCGVCGSQMIMKSSGNDRAMICANCDNMVWPKTAPAIIVAVTKGDKLLLAHNKMFPEGMYSVVAGFVEMGETFEQCVKREVYEEIGIKIQNIKYFGSQPWPFPNSMMIGFTAEHLDGEIQVDNDEIVDAKWFTKEEIPSLYRKSISISSELIEWFLNR